A portion of the Streptomyces platensis genome contains these proteins:
- a CDS encoding sugar porter family MFS transporter: protein MGIAAVAALGGALFGYDTGVISGALPFMEGHFGLTSLGEGIITSALLIGAAFGSLIGGRMSDALGRRNSLLWAGAVFIGGALAVALAPDVPFMTVARFVLGLAVGSASVITPLYLSEIAPPHIRGRLVSFNSLMIVSGQLLAYLINAFLAQWGAWRWMLGLAALPAVALFAGLFFLPDTPRWYISKGRQDDAARVLRRTLPAEDVPAELARIDHAHSLEADARSGGWQKLRTPWVRRLLLVGIGLAAVQQITGVNAVVYFAPKILASTGLGTGASITATIAIGVISVLATALGMSLIDRVGRRPLLLTGLAGMTVSLALLGAAFQLPHSPAVSILVLGLMVLYMAFMQGTLNTGVWLLLAEMFPLRVRGLAMGAAVFMMWLVNFAVALAFPLLLDAVGAGTTFWLFGVMCVLSLVFCKRYAPETKGLALEDLEHELRRAAETAPATN, encoded by the coding sequence GTGGGCATCGCTGCCGTCGCCGCGCTCGGCGGCGCCCTGTTCGGCTATGACACCGGGGTGATATCCGGCGCGCTCCCGTTCATGGAGGGCCACTTCGGCCTCACGTCCCTGGGCGAGGGCATCATCACCAGCGCGCTGCTGATCGGCGCGGCCTTCGGCTCGCTGATCGGCGGGCGGATGTCCGATGCGCTCGGCCGGCGCAACTCGCTGCTGTGGGCGGGCGCCGTGTTCATCGGCGGGGCGCTGGCCGTGGCGCTCGCCCCCGATGTGCCGTTCATGACCGTGGCGCGCTTCGTCCTCGGCCTCGCCGTCGGCAGCGCGTCGGTCATCACCCCGCTCTATCTCTCCGAGATCGCGCCCCCGCACATCCGGGGCCGGCTGGTCTCGTTCAATTCGCTGATGATCGTCAGCGGCCAGTTGCTCGCCTATCTCATCAATGCCTTCCTGGCGCAGTGGGGGGCCTGGCGCTGGATGCTGGGCCTGGCGGCGCTGCCCGCGGTGGCGCTGTTCGCCGGGCTGTTCTTCCTGCCGGACACCCCGCGCTGGTACATCAGCAAGGGGCGGCAGGACGACGCGGCCCGGGTACTGCGCCGTACGCTGCCCGCCGAGGACGTGCCCGCCGAGCTGGCCCGGATCGATCACGCCCACAGTCTGGAGGCCGACGCCCGGAGCGGTGGCTGGCAAAAGCTGCGCACCCCCTGGGTACGGCGGCTGCTGCTGGTCGGTATCGGGCTGGCGGCCGTGCAGCAGATCACCGGCGTCAATGCCGTGGTCTATTTCGCGCCGAAGATCCTGGCGTCGACGGGCCTGGGTACCGGGGCCTCGATCACCGCCACCATCGCGATCGGTGTGATCTCGGTGCTCGCCACCGCGCTGGGGATGTCCCTGATCGACCGGGTCGGCCGGCGGCCCCTGCTGCTCACCGGCCTGGCCGGGATGACCGTCTCGCTCGCCCTGCTCGGCGCCGCCTTCCAGCTCCCGCACTCCCCCGCTGTCAGCATCCTGGTCCTGGGTCTGATGGTCCTCTACATGGCTTTCATGCAGGGCACGCTCAACACCGGGGTCTGGCTGCTGCTGGCCGAGATGTTCCCGCTCAGGGTGCGTGGACTGGCCATGGGCGCCGCGGTGTTCATGATGTGGCTGGTCAACTTCGCGGTGGCGCTGGCCTTTCCGCTGCTGCTCGACGCGGTCGGCGCCGGCACCACCTTCTGGCTCTTCGGCGTGATGTGTGTGCTGTCCCTGGTGTTCTGCAAGCGGTACGCACCGGAGACGAAGGGGCTGGCGCTGGAGGATCTGGAGCACGAGCTGCGGAGGGCGGCGGAGACCGCACCGGCCACGAACTGA
- a CDS encoding peptidoglycan-binding domain-containing protein — MKTNALSRTVKRTAVLTATAGLLTAGLLTGPASADAPAGGRADTLAACAYYNGNALTVYGQRGDRVSQAQCLLANRRYLPWGDVTGYFGPKTRAAVKKFQSRHHLTADGKVGKKTWYALYHA; from the coding sequence GTGAAAACCAACGCACTCAGCCGAACCGTCAAGCGCACGGCCGTCCTCACCGCCACCGCGGGCCTGCTGACCGCGGGGCTGCTCACCGGCCCGGCGTCCGCGGACGCTCCGGCCGGCGGACGGGCCGACACCCTGGCCGCCTGCGCCTACTACAACGGCAACGCCCTCACCGTCTACGGACAGCGCGGCGACCGCGTCTCGCAGGCACAGTGCCTGCTGGCCAACCGCCGCTATCTCCCCTGGGGAGACGTGACCGGGTACTTCGGCCCCAAGACCCGGGCCGCGGTGAAGAAGTTCCAGTCCCGGCACCATCTGACCGCTGACGGCAAGGTCGGCAAGAAGACCTGGTACGCGCTGTACCACGCCTGA
- a CDS encoding helix-turn-helix transcriptional regulator — translation MTDRKLWSYKEIAAHIQVQPDTVRSYRKHGLLPEPDLVEGGKPYWFADTVRRWVAQRPGQRGRR, via the coding sequence ATGACCGACCGCAAGCTCTGGTCGTACAAGGAGATCGCCGCGCACATCCAGGTGCAGCCGGACACCGTCCGCTCCTACCGCAAGCACGGGTTGCTGCCCGAACCGGATCTGGTGGAGGGCGGGAAACCGTACTGGTTCGCCGACACGGTCAGAAGGTGGGTGGCGCAGCGGCCGGGCCAACGCGGCCGGCGCTGA
- a CDS encoding LacI family DNA-binding transcriptional regulator has protein sequence MERSNGRLDERAHEQADEQAGGRAAERTGAGGTGRPPTIRGVAERAGVSKSLVSLVLQGSPRVSDTKRQAVLDAIEELGYRPNAAARSLVARRTHTVGVLLNDMRNPWFVEVLDGLNSLLQAHGLRMLMADGRLDRRAGQDFARTFQELRVDGLVVVGTLPDTDGLAEVAARLPTVIAGNHEPRLPHADLVANDDERGARLATEHLIGLGHRRIAHIAGQGLVGELRRRGFETAMRAHGLAGSAVVTSGDGTEEGGYRAAVRLLTPPSAPVRPADRPCATQRPTAVFAFNDISGVGALSAAQELGLRIPSDLSLVGYDNTYLARIRHLWLNSVNNASHEVGRRAARCLLDRMERPDAPAGQQLVAPELEIRGSTAAPPPD, from the coding sequence ATGGAACGGTCCAACGGGCGTCTCGACGAGCGGGCCCATGAGCAAGCCGACGAGCAAGCCGGGGGGCGGGCCGCCGAGCGGACGGGTGCGGGTGGCACGGGCCGGCCGCCCACGATCCGCGGCGTCGCCGAGCGCGCGGGCGTCTCGAAATCGCTGGTCTCGCTGGTGCTTCAGGGCTCACCACGAGTAAGCGACACCAAGCGGCAGGCCGTTCTGGACGCCATCGAGGAGCTGGGCTACCGGCCGAACGCCGCCGCCCGCAGCCTGGTGGCCCGCCGTACGCACACCGTCGGGGTGCTGCTGAACGATATGCGCAACCCCTGGTTCGTCGAGGTGCTCGACGGACTGAACTCGCTGCTTCAGGCGCACGGGCTGCGGATGCTGATGGCCGACGGGCGGCTGGACCGACGGGCCGGCCAGGACTTCGCCCGCACCTTTCAGGAACTGCGGGTCGACGGCCTCGTCGTCGTCGGCACCCTCCCGGACACCGACGGCCTCGCCGAGGTCGCCGCGCGGCTGCCGACCGTCATCGCGGGCAACCACGAACCCCGGCTGCCGCATGCCGACCTCGTCGCCAACGACGACGAGCGCGGCGCCCGGCTCGCCACCGAGCACCTCATCGGCCTCGGCCACCGGCGGATCGCCCATATCGCCGGACAGGGCCTGGTCGGCGAGCTGCGACGGCGCGGTTTCGAGACGGCGATGCGCGCCCACGGCCTGGCCGGGAGCGCCGTCGTGACCAGCGGCGACGGCACCGAGGAAGGCGGCTACCGCGCCGCCGTCCGGCTCCTCACCCCACCCTCCGCCCCCGTACGCCCCGCTGACCGGCCGTGCGCCACCCAACGCCCCACCGCTGTCTTCGCGTTCAACGACATCTCCGGTGTCGGTGCGCTGTCCGCTGCCCAGGAACTGGGGCTGCGCATACCCTCCGACCTCTCCCTCGTCGGCTACGACAACACCTATCTCGCCCGCATCCGCCACCTCTGGCTCAACTCGGTGAACAACGCCAGCCACGAGGTCGGCAGGCGCGCGGCACGCTGCCTGCTGGACCGTATGGAACGCCCCGATGCCCCGGCCGGCCAGCAACTCGTCGCCCCGGAACTGGAGATCAGGGGCTCGACGGCAGCGCCCCCGCCCGACTGA
- a CDS encoding Gfo/Idh/MocA family protein yields the protein MKIGLIGTGRIGAFHATTLRSVPGVTDVVVADLDAARAAALADTLGVRAAAGIEEMYADGLDGVVITAATSAHAPLIHQALDAGVPVFCEKPVALDVPGTVGVVERAQAGTVPVQIGFQRRFDAGYRAAREALRSGELGWLHTLRACTSDRTPPPAGYIPTSGGLFRDCSIHDFDILRWLTGREVVSVYAQGANRGASFFADGDDVDTCAALLRFDDDTLATVTATRYNGAGHDVRLEVCGSEGARFVGLDDRAPLPSAEAKLSWRRAADPYATFMERFHDAYVTELGVFAGVAAGRTPSPCAPAEALEALYVAEACERSRRTGQPVAVADVRAPAVAPGA from the coding sequence ATGAAGATCGGTCTGATCGGCACCGGGCGCATCGGCGCGTTCCACGCCACCACCCTCCGGAGCGTCCCGGGCGTCACCGACGTCGTCGTCGCGGACCTGGACGCCGCACGCGCCGCCGCGTTGGCGGACACCCTTGGCGTGCGCGCCGCCGCGGGCATCGAGGAGATGTACGCGGACGGCCTGGACGGTGTGGTGATCACCGCCGCGACCAGCGCGCACGCCCCGCTGATCCATCAGGCCCTGGACGCGGGGGTGCCGGTGTTCTGCGAGAAGCCGGTCGCCCTGGACGTTCCCGGCACGGTCGGGGTGGTGGAGCGGGCGCAGGCCGGCACCGTGCCCGTGCAGATCGGTTTCCAGCGGCGCTTCGACGCGGGCTATCGCGCCGCCCGCGAGGCGCTGCGCTCCGGCGAGCTGGGCTGGCTGCACACCCTGCGCGCCTGCACCAGCGACCGGACGCCGCCGCCCGCCGGCTACATCCCCACCTCCGGCGGGCTGTTCCGGGATTGCAGCATCCATGACTTCGACATCCTGCGCTGGCTCACCGGCCGCGAGGTGGTCTCGGTCTACGCACAGGGCGCCAACCGCGGGGCGTCCTTCTTCGCGGACGGCGACGATGTCGACACCTGTGCGGCGCTGTTGCGCTTCGACGACGACACTCTGGCCACCGTGACGGCGACCCGCTACAACGGCGCGGGCCATGACGTCCGGCTGGAGGTCTGCGGCTCGGAGGGGGCCCGCTTCGTCGGGCTCGACGACCGGGCGCCGCTGCCGTCCGCCGAGGCGAAGCTGTCCTGGCGGCGGGCGGCCGATCCGTACGCCACGTTCATGGAGCGCTTCCACGACGCCTACGTCACCGAGCTGGGCGTCTTCGCCGGGGTCGCGGCGGGCCGGACGCCGAGCCCGTGTGCGCCGGCGGAGGCGCTGGAGGCGCTCTATGTCGCCGAGGCGTGCGAGCGCTCGCGGCGCACCGGCCAGCCGGTGGCCGTGGCGGACGTCCGGGCCCCGGCGGTCGCCCCGGGGGCGTGA
- a CDS encoding DedA family protein, with the protein MDVLALYGLLVLTTLPPLVPNSALLVSVGVLASRGELFLPLILLIVAGSALLGDLLMYLAARRFGGPVRNWMRRKPRRRALLDWTSGRIEHYGLPFVIAVRFLPSGRIAGALASGVLRYPLRKYVLGAGIAEATWATYSVGLGYLGTATTGRPLYAAAIGFGVSCAVAAVGAAIQWAARRRALREPSEGGGEGEGGGPRNGDGEDPGGRASSVAAT; encoded by the coding sequence ATGGACGTACTCGCCCTCTACGGCCTGCTCGTGCTCACCACACTGCCGCCGCTGGTCCCCAACTCCGCCCTGCTGGTCTCCGTCGGCGTCCTCGCCTCCCGCGGCGAACTGTTCCTCCCGCTGATCCTGCTGATCGTCGCCGGCAGCGCCCTGCTCGGAGACCTGCTGATGTACCTGGCCGCGCGGCGGTTCGGCGGACCCGTACGCAACTGGATGCGGCGCAAACCCCGCCGCCGGGCACTACTGGACTGGACCTCCGGCCGGATCGAGCACTACGGCCTGCCGTTCGTGATCGCCGTACGGTTCCTGCCCAGCGGGCGGATCGCCGGCGCGCTGGCCTCCGGCGTGCTGCGCTACCCGCTCCGCAAGTACGTCCTCGGTGCCGGCATCGCCGAAGCCACCTGGGCCACCTACTCCGTCGGCCTCGGCTACCTCGGCACCGCCACCACCGGCCGCCCGCTGTACGCCGCCGCCATCGGCTTCGGCGTCTCCTGCGCGGTCGCCGCGGTCGGCGCCGCCATCCAATGGGCCGCCCGCCGCCGCGCCCTGCGCGAGCCCTCGGAGGGCGGCGGTGAAGGCGAGGGCGGCGGCCCCCGCAACGGAGACGGCGAGGATCCCGGCGGACGGGCGTCCTCGGTGGCGGCGACATGA
- a CDS encoding heavy-metal-associated domain-containing protein, protein MAENSSCCTPEGSCQSGGTDVEVGAVTTTYRVTGMTCGHCEGAVSAEIGEIAGVSSVQAVAATGLVTVTSKAPLDEEAVRAAVDEAGYELVGQAA, encoded by the coding sequence ATGGCTGAGAACAGCTCCTGCTGCACCCCGGAAGGCTCCTGCCAATCCGGCGGCACCGATGTCGAGGTCGGGGCGGTGACCACGACCTACCGCGTCACCGGCATGACCTGCGGCCACTGCGAGGGTGCGGTGTCGGCCGAGATCGGCGAGATCGCCGGGGTCAGCTCGGTGCAGGCGGTCGCGGCCACCGGCCTGGTGACCGTCACATCGAAGGCCCCGCTGGACGAGGAAGCCGTCCGCGCGGCCGTCGACGAGGCCGGCTACGAGCTCGTGGGGCAGGCGGCCTGA
- a CDS encoding heavy metal translocating P-type ATPase, translating into MSGSTAQARVELAIGGMTCASCAARVEKKLNRMDGVLATVNYATEKAQVSYEGGVSVGDLIATVERTGYTARPPAPPPEPAGAADAAGAAQGDGADLSTDPQADLRPLRQRLTVSAVLAVPVIVLSMVPALQFLSWQWLSLALAAPVVVWGGLPFHRAAWTNLRHGAATMDTLVSLGTLAAFGWSVWALFLGDAGMPGMRHGFDLTVSRADAGTQIYLEAAAGVTAFLLLGRYLEARSKRRAGAALRALLELGAKDVAVLRDGREVRIPVAELAVGDRFVVRPGEKIATDGRVAAGASAVDTSMLTGESVPVEVAPGDGVTGGTVNASGRLEIEATVVGADTRLARMARLVEDAQNGKAAVQRLADRVSAVFVPVVLLIAAGTLAGWLLATGEATASFTAAVAVLIIACPCALGLATPTALMVGTGRGAQLGILIKGPEVLESTRRVDTVLLDKTGTVTSGRMRLQEVVPAPGVAEDELLRLAGALEHASEHPVARALAEGAARRVGALPAVADFANVPGLGVRGTVGGHRVLAGRARLAEEAGVVLPAELREALAAAAAAGRTAVVVAWDGRARGVLAVADAVKPGSAAAVRELRRMGLAPVLLTGDHEAVAKAVAAEVGIDEVIAEVLPEDKVAVVERLRARGRTVAMVGDGVNDAAALATADLGLAMGTGTDAAIEAGDLTLVRGDLRVAADAIRLARATLGTIKGNLFWAFGYNVAALPLAAAGLLNPMIAGAAMAFSSVFVVANSLRLRNFT; encoded by the coding sequence ATGTCCGGTTCCACCGCACAGGCGCGGGTCGAGCTCGCCATCGGCGGGATGACCTGCGCCTCGTGCGCCGCGCGCGTCGAGAAGAAGCTCAACCGCATGGACGGCGTGCTGGCCACGGTCAACTACGCGACGGAGAAGGCGCAGGTCTCGTACGAGGGCGGGGTCTCGGTCGGGGATCTGATCGCCACCGTCGAGCGGACCGGCTACACGGCACGACCCCCGGCGCCACCGCCGGAGCCCGCCGGGGCGGCCGATGCGGCCGGTGCGGCGCAGGGCGACGGCGCGGACCTCTCCACGGATCCGCAGGCGGATCTGCGCCCCCTGCGGCAGCGGCTGACGGTCTCGGCCGTACTGGCCGTCCCCGTGATCGTGCTGTCCATGGTGCCCGCGCTCCAGTTCCTCTCCTGGCAGTGGCTTTCGCTGGCCCTCGCCGCGCCGGTGGTCGTCTGGGGCGGCCTGCCGTTCCACCGGGCCGCCTGGACGAATCTGCGGCACGGCGCCGCCACCATGGACACCCTGGTCTCCCTCGGCACACTGGCCGCCTTCGGCTGGTCGGTGTGGGCGCTGTTCCTCGGCGACGCGGGCATGCCGGGTATGCGGCACGGCTTCGATCTCACCGTGTCCCGTGCGGACGCCGGCACCCAGATCTATCTGGAGGCGGCGGCCGGTGTGACCGCGTTCCTGCTGCTCGGCCGGTATCTGGAGGCCCGCTCGAAGCGGCGGGCGGGCGCGGCGCTGCGGGCGCTGCTGGAGCTGGGCGCCAAGGATGTGGCCGTCCTCCGGGACGGGCGTGAGGTGCGGATTCCGGTGGCGGAGCTGGCGGTCGGCGACCGTTTCGTGGTCCGGCCCGGCGAGAAGATCGCCACGGACGGGCGGGTGGCGGCGGGCGCGTCCGCCGTGGATACGTCGATGCTGACCGGGGAGTCCGTCCCGGTGGAGGTCGCACCCGGGGACGGGGTCACGGGCGGGACGGTGAACGCGTCGGGGCGGCTGGAGATCGAGGCCACCGTGGTCGGCGCGGACACCCGGCTCGCCCGTATGGCGCGGCTGGTGGAGGACGCCCAGAACGGGAAGGCCGCGGTGCAGCGGCTGGCCGACCGGGTCTCCGCGGTCTTCGTTCCGGTGGTGCTGCTGATCGCGGCCGGCACCCTGGCCGGCTGGCTGCTGGCGACCGGGGAGGCGACCGCGTCGTTCACCGCCGCGGTGGCGGTCTTGATCATCGCCTGCCCGTGCGCGCTGGGGCTGGCCACGCCGACCGCGCTGATGGTCGGCACCGGGCGCGGCGCCCAGCTCGGCATCCTGATCAAGGGCCCGGAGGTGTTGGAGTCGACCCGCCGGGTGGACACCGTGCTGCTGGACAAGACCGGCACGGTCACCAGCGGCCGGATGCGGCTCCAGGAGGTCGTGCCCGCCCCGGGTGTCGCGGAGGACGAGCTGCTGCGGCTGGCAGGGGCGCTGGAGCACGCCTCGGAGCATCCGGTGGCCCGTGCCCTGGCCGAGGGTGCGGCCCGCCGGGTGGGGGCGCTGCCGGCCGTGGCGGACTTCGCGAACGTGCCGGGGCTGGGGGTGCGCGGGACGGTCGGTGGCCACCGGGTGCTGGCGGGGCGGGCGCGGCTGGCCGAGGAGGCCGGGGTCGTGCTGCCGGCAGAGCTTCGGGAGGCGCTGGCCGCCGCCGCGGCCGCGGGCCGTACGGCCGTGGTGGTGGCCTGGGACGGCCGGGCGCGCGGGGTGCTGGCGGTCGCCGATGCGGTGAAGCCGGGCAGCGCGGCGGCCGTGCGGGAGCTGCGCCGGATGGGGCTGGCCCCGGTGCTGCTGACCGGTGACCACGAGGCCGTCGCGAAGGCGGTGGCCGCCGAGGTCGGGATCGACGAGGTGATCGCCGAGGTGCTGCCCGAGGACAAGGTCGCGGTGGTGGAGCGGCTGCGGGCCCGGGGCCGTACGGTCGCGATGGTCGGCGACGGGGTCAATGACGCGGCGGCGCTGGCCACCGCGGATCTGGGGCTGGCGATGGGCACCGGCACGGACGCCGCGATCGAGGCCGGTGACCTCACGCTCGTACGGGGCGATCTGCGGGTGGCGGCGGACGCCATCCGGCTGGCGCGGGCCACACTCGGCACGATCAAGGGGAATCTGTTCTGGGCGTTCGGCTACAACGTCGCGGCGCTGCCGCTGGCCGCGGCCGGACTGCTCAACCCGATGATCGCGGGGGCGGCGATGGCCTTCTCGTCGGTCTTCGTGGTCGCGAACAGCCTGCGGCTACGAAATTTCACATAG
- a CDS encoding citrate synthase, whose translation MSDNSVVLRYGDGEYSYPVVDSTVGDKGFDISKLRAQTGLVTLDSGYGNTAAYKSAITYLDGENGILRYRGYPIEQLAERSTFVETAYLLINGELPTVDELANFKQDITYHTLLHEDVKRFYDGFPRDAHPMAMLSSVVSALSTFYQDSHNPFDEQQRHISTIRLLAKLPTIAAYAFKKSVGHPVVYPSNDLGYVENFLRMTFSVPAADYDLDPVVVSALDKLLILHADHEQNCSTSTVRLVGSSQANLFASISAGINALWGPLHGGANQSVLEMLEGIQRDGGDVDSFIRKVKNKEDGVKLMGFGHRVYKNFDPRAKIIKAAAHDVLSALGKSDELLDIALKLEEHALSDDYFVERKLYPNVDFYTGLIYRAMGFPTEMFTVLFALGRLPGWIAQWHEMIKEPGSRIGRPRQIYTGVVERDFVPVEER comes from the coding sequence GTGAGCGACAACTCTGTAGTACTGCGTTACGGGGACGGCGAATACAGCTACCCGGTCGTCGACAGCACTGTTGGCGACAAGGGCTTCGATATCTCGAAGCTGCGCGCCCAGACCGGTCTGGTGACCCTGGATTCCGGTTACGGCAACACCGCGGCGTATAAATCCGCGATCACCTATCTCGACGGTGAGAACGGCATTCTTCGTTACCGCGGGTACCCGATCGAGCAGCTTGCAGAGCGCAGCACGTTCGTCGAGACCGCGTACCTCCTCATCAACGGCGAGCTGCCCACCGTCGATGAGCTGGCGAACTTCAAGCAGGACATCACCTACCACACCCTGCTGCACGAGGATGTCAAGCGCTTCTACGACGGCTTCCCCCGGGACGCCCACCCGATGGCGATGCTGTCGTCGGTCGTCAGCGCGCTGTCGACCTTCTACCAGGACAGCCACAACCCGTTCGACGAGCAGCAGCGCCACATCTCCACGATCCGGCTGCTGGCCAAGCTCCCGACGATCGCGGCCTACGCGTTCAAGAAGTCGGTCGGCCACCCGGTCGTCTACCCGAGCAACGACCTCGGGTACGTCGAGAACTTCCTGCGCATGACCTTCTCGGTGCCGGCCGCGGACTACGACCTCGACCCGGTCGTGGTCAGCGCCCTCGACAAGCTGCTGATCCTGCACGCGGACCACGAGCAGAACTGCTCCACCTCCACGGTCCGCCTGGTGGGTTCCTCGCAGGCGAACCTCTTCGCCTCGATCTCGGCCGGTATCAACGCCCTGTGGGGCCCCCTGCACGGTGGCGCCAACCAGTCCGTGCTGGAGATGCTGGAAGGCATCCAGCGCGACGGCGGCGACGTCGACTCCTTCATCCGCAAGGTGAAGAACAAGGAAGACGGCGTGAAGCTCATGGGCTTCGGGCACCGCGTCTACAAGAACTTCGACCCCCGGGCGAAGATCATCAAGGCGGCGGCGCACGATGTCCTCTCCGCGCTCGGCAAGTCCGACGAGCTGCTGGACATCGCCCTGAAGCTGGAGGAGCACGCGCTCTCCGACGACTACTTCGTCGAGCGCAAGCTCTACCCGAACGTCGACTTCTACACCGGCCTGATCTACCGGGCCATGGGCTTCCCGACCGAGATGTTCACCGTGCTCTTCGCGCTCGGCCGGCTGCCCGGCTGGATCGCCCAGTGGCACGAGATGATCAAGGAGCCCGGCTCCCGTATCGGCCGTCCGCGGCAGATCTACACCGGTGTCGTCGAGCGCGACTTCGTGCCGGTCGAGGAGCGCTGA